Genomic window (Bacteroidota bacterium):
TCTACTCGGCCGGCGTAGGAGAGGACATCTCGTTCGACATCGAACTGATCGCAGCATACGGCGTGCAGGTGGAGGCCTTCGACCCGACGCCCCACTCGGTTGCCTGGGTCGAGGAGCAGGAGTTGTCCACCGCGTTCCGCTTCACGCCCGTTGGTGTGGCGGGCGCCGACGGCGACGCCAAGTTCTTCCTCCCGGAGAACCCTGAGGTCGAGATGTCTGCGGCCATTGGAGGGCACGCCACGACGGGCAAGGAGACCGCTTGGCTGCCGGTGAGGCGTATCGGGACGCTGATGGCCGAGCGTGGCCACACCTACATCGACGTTCTCAAAATGGATATAGAGGGTGCGGAGTACGACGTGATCGAGGATGTGCTCGCCAGTGAGTTGGACATCGGGCAGGTGCTCGTCGAAGTTCACCATTTTCTTGGGACCATGTCGGAGCGGCGCGCACTCACCGAGCGCACTCGGCGACTTCGCTCGCAGATGTACGCTGCCGGTTACCGCCTCTTCGCTGTGTCGGACCTGGGCCACGATTATTCATTCGTTCACACCGATCTCTTGACCCGGCACCGCAGTCGTGGACGCCGCGTTTCGGCCCGCCGGGTCTAGCTGCGAGCCTCCTGGATCGGTAAGACCGGCATCTACTTTCTCGATCTGTGTTCGCGACGGATCACAGCCCCCTAGGTCGTTCGCCATCGCGGCAGATTAAAAGGGGGGGACCCGGCTGATCCAAAGGCTCCGCTGATTGGAAAAATACTCCGCTGTATGAAAGGGGCTTGGGGGTTAAGGAGGGTGAGGACGAGTGCGGCCAGCCGCGATGCCGGGCCGATGGGCGAGCCCGTCAACGCGGCGGGCCGGAGCCCACCGGGGAGTGTCCCGGGCCGTGGCTCCGCACCATCAGCCAACTGGATAACCCGTGGCTCCCTCTGCATCTCACGTCGCCTCACGGGCGACGAACAACCCGGTCGAGCAGCTCGACCTCTTCGCCCTCCTCGCACCCAAGATCGCCCACCTGGGCACGGCTCTCCGCAAGCCGCGGGCCGAGGTTCACCCGATCCGACAGCCCACCTCAGCGTGGCCCTTCGTGAACGCCCAGCCTCTGGCGGTCGGAACCGCCGGTGTGGCAGCCCAGACCGGCGCGCTTACAGCGTCCGTGTTCGACGCCTATCGCCCGAGCGTTCGGGTCCCCGGCGCGTGCCCGCACCCGACGCGGCTCGTCGAGTCGTCCGCGATGGCGGCGGCCAGCGCGCCGCAGAGCGACTATCGCCCGACGTTGCCCGAGCACCTCGTGGCTCAGGGCATCCTCTCGGACGCACAGCTCGAAACCGTGTCGCGCGCGGGCGCGGCGCACGCCGAGCACCTTCCGGGCAGCGGGGAGGAGGCTGGACCGAGACAGGGGTTCTTTCTCGGTGACGGAACCGGAGTGGGGAAAGGCCGCCAATCTGCGGCGATCATCCTCGACAACGTGCTCCAGGGCCGCCGCCGGGCGCTCTGGGTGTCCGAGAACCGCAACCTCATGCGCGACGCCGTCCGCGACTGGACCGCGCTCGGCGGCCCGGTGGACTTCGTCTTCGACCTGGGTGCTTGCAAAGGACCCATCCAGCGAGCGGAAGGCATCTGCTTCGCGAGCTACGACACCCTCAAGGGCAAGCCCCGCGAACGCGACGGCGTGGAGTCCGGCATCGACCGGCTGGAGCAGGTCATCGCCTGGCTCTCGGGTAGGGGAGAGGAGTCCGAGTTCGAGGGCGTCATCGTCTACGACGAGTCGCACAACGCCAGTGCAGCCCTTGACACAGCGGGCGCCAGGGGCATTCGCAAGGCATCCCAGCGGGCACTGGCCGTCGTAGATCTGCAAGACCGGCTCCCTGACGCGCGCATCGTCTATGCGAGCGCGACCGGGGCCACCGAGGTGGCCAACCTCGCCTACGCCGCCCGCCTCGGGCTCTGGGGTCGCGGCACCCCGTTCCCGACCGTCGAGGCGTTCGTCGAGAAAGTCAGCGCGGGCGGGATCGCGGCGATGGAGTTGGTCGCCAAGGACCTCAAGTCGATGGGGCTCTACCTCGCCCGGAGTGTCTCCTACGATGGCGTCGACTACCGCACGCTCGTCCACGACTTGGAGCCGCACCAGGCCCAGACCTACGACCGCTGCGCCCAGGCGTGGCAAGTCGTCCTCCGCAACATCCAGGACGCGCTCGAAGTCACCAAGGCCGACAAGTGCGGCCGGGCGCGGGCCGCAGCCTACAGCCAGTTCTGGGGCGCCCACCAGCGGTTCTTCCTTCACGTGCTCGTGTCGATGAGCGCGCCAAGCCTGATCCGCGACATGGAAGCGCGGTTGGCGGCGGGCGAGAGCTGCGTGGTGCAGTTGGTGTCCACGATGGAGGCGGCGACGGAACGGGCCTACGCGAAGGCCGTCAAGAACGGCGACGACCTCCGGGACCTCGACGTGACGCCGAGAGACCAGCTCTTGCAGTTTGTCGAGGCCAGCTTCCCGACCACCCTCTACGAGGAATACCTCGACGACGACGGGCGCGTGCGCTCGCGGCCCGTCAAGAACGCAGCCGGGGACTTCGTACAGTCACGAGAGGCTGTGGCCGTGAGAGACCGACTGATGCTGGAGGTGGGGGCGGTGTCCGTGCCCCACGGCGTGCTCGACCAAGTCGTGGCCCACTTCGGACCCGACGCCGTGGCCGAGGTGACCGGCCGGGGACGGCGGTTCGTCACTAAGACCGTCAATGGCATTGAGCAGGTCGTCGAGGAGCGTCGGACACGCCGCACCTGCAACGCCGAGGCCGACGAGTTCATGGCGGGCAAGCGCCGCGTGCTCGTGTTCAGCCAAGCCGGGGGGACCGGCCGGAGCTACCACTCGGACCTTGCGGCCAAGAACCAGCAGCGCCGAGTCCTCTACTGCGTCGAGCCGGGGTGGTCGAGCGCGCGGTGCGTGCAGGGCATGGGCCGGGTCCACCGCGCCAACCAGGCGTGCCCCCCGGAGCTCGTGCTTGTTACGACCAACCTCAAGGCTCAGCGCCGCTTCCTCTCCACCATCGCACGGCGGCTCGACCAGCTCGGGGCGCTCACGAAGGGCCAGCGGCAGACGGCCAGCCAGGGGCTCCTGTCGTCCGAGTTCAACCTGGAGACGCCGCTCTCGCGGGCCAGCCTGCACAACTGGTTCGTGGACCTCTACCGGGGCGAGGGCCGGGCGGTCGCCTCGGGCGTCACGCCGACGCTTGTGGAGGAGCAAATGGGCATCAAGGTCCTGGACCAGGACGGTCAACTCAACGTGGGCGCGGTCCCCGAGGTGCCGAAGTTTTTGAACCGGCTCCTCTCGCTCCAGACGGGCGCGATGGATGCTGTGTTCGACTCGTGGTACGGCTACCT
Coding sequences:
- a CDS encoding FkbM family methyltransferase; the protein is MTRIVRRYARIVRRSVYTVLGMDLAARREVALPVLWLGSEYGSFGVWGEPLGPDSVVYSAGVGEDISFDIELIAAYGVQVEAFDPTPHSVAWVEEQELSTAFRFTPVGVAGADGDAKFFLPENPEVEMSAAIGGHATTGKETAWLPVRRIGTLMAERGHTYIDVLKMDIEGAEYDVIEDVLASELDIGQVLVEVHHFLGTMSERRALTERTRRLRSQMYAAGYRLFAVSDLGHDYSFVHTDLLTRHRSRGRRVSARRV
- a CDS encoding strawberry notch family protein, encoding MAPSASHVASRATNNPVEQLDLFALLAPKIAHLGTALRKPRAEVHPIRQPTSAWPFVNAQPLAVGTAGVAAQTGALTASVFDAYRPSVRVPGACPHPTRLVESSAMAAASAPQSDYRPTLPEHLVAQGILSDAQLETVSRAGAAHAEHLPGSGEEAGPRQGFFLGDGTGVGKGRQSAAIILDNVLQGRRRALWVSENRNLMRDAVRDWTALGGPVDFVFDLGACKGPIQRAEGICFASYDTLKGKPRERDGVESGIDRLEQVIAWLSGRGEESEFEGVIVYDESHNASAALDTAGARGIRKASQRALAVVDLQDRLPDARIVYASATGATEVANLAYAARLGLWGRGTPFPTVEAFVEKVSAGGIAAMELVAKDLKSMGLYLARSVSYDGVDYRTLVHDLEPHQAQTYDRCAQAWQVVLRNIQDALEVTKADKCGRARAAAYSQFWGAHQRFFLHVLVSMSAPSLIRDMEARLAAGESCVVQLVSTMEAATERAYAKAVKNGDDLRDLDVTPRDQLLQFVEASFPTTLYEEYLDDDGRVRSRPVKNAAGDFVQSREAVAVRDRLMLEVGAVSVPHGVLDQVVAHFGPDAVAEVTGRGRRFVTKTVNGIEQVVEERRTRRTCNAEADEFMAGKRRVLVFSQAGGTGRSYHSDLAAKNQQRRVLYCVEPGWSSARCVQGMGRVHRANQACPPELVLVTTNLKAQRRFLSTIARRLDQLGALTKGQRQTASQGLLSSEFNLETPLSRASLHNWFVDLYRGEGRAVASGVTPTLVEEQMGIKVLDQDGQLNVGAVPEVPKFLNRLLSLQTGAMDAVFDSWYGYLEEATEAAREAGTLDVGVETIRAERVVKTDERLVYTHERSGATTQVVTLELTRRTEITSWEDIWLLAKKAQQLGQWIGFVQNRRSDQPYALFRAGSRTTETGRIVGRLRRVGVRSNRLMDETDLNPRGKRTADGPSGVHQPIPTDEAKRLWAAGVNAAPEFTTEPIHLVTGTILPIWDRIAGHPRIYRAQTTVAGDHGPAGERMIGRAVMPEHLSATLKALGAAGDRVDITPEMLAERLMAGAEADLANGWQLRVRRVANEPRIELVGPDYSAMRELEADGVFAEVHAFRTRFFVPTGERAAEVLRAVTEHRPVVEIQDAARYGARRAA